The sequence TAATGTTTGTATTGGAAATAGCGTAGCTTGAAAAGAGTATGATTATCAATAGAGTTAATGTTTTGCAGAGATTATTTAATCGCATTATCTCACCTTATCAACTTTATGAAAAATAACTTTTTTATAGCGAAAAACTAAATGTTATTGGCGTGGCTAACAATAAATAAATGAAATTAATTTTTAAATAAGGTATTCGCCTCAGCAGCAATGACCCACAGATGTTAAATTAATACTCATTTAGCTTGCCTGATAAATTACAGCTTATCCCTGCTAGGGCCGTATAATTTTGTGAAGTAGCTGTGGGTAAGTTATTTAAGCGATTGTTTTTTTATTGTTATTTTTTTGATGATTAAAGTTTAATCAATTTAGGCAAAGCTTCAAGCATTGATCTTATAAGGTGTATTATTTTGTAAGTATGATTTGATCTAAAATGCCATTGTATTCAAGAATAGATTGCTTTAGGTCTGCGTATATTTCCAGGCAATAAGTTATATCGTCAGAATGTGCCGCATCTTCAAGCAATTCACAAATAAATAGTGTCTCTTTATCCTGAATAATACGCGCTGCCCCTTTTAGTCTGTGAGCCAGCTCGCTAATCAAAGGGTGGTTTTGTATATCAATAGCATTTTTTAAATCTTCCAGGTCCTTAATATTGGTTGTTTGCATTATTTTTATAAATTGCTCCAACACTTCTTTATTATTAAAAGAAAACTGGGTAATTGTGTTTTCAATAGTATTGTACCGTGTATCATCAAATTGATTGTTTGCGTCTTGGGCTTGCACATTGGATAGAACTTCGGCAAGTTGATTTATATTTACAGGCTTGATTAAACAGTGATTCATGCCTGCTTCTTGTGCCCGGATGGCTGTGCTTTCTCTTGCATCGGCGGTATAACCAATAATAAAAATTTCACTGCCTAGTTGTTCACGTACATGTTTTGAAAAAGTAAATCCATCCATTTCAGGCATAAAACAATCACTGATAATGGCATCAAAGTGGTGGGTTTTAACTAATTCCAACGCCTCACTAGCTGTACTAAGGCAATATACTTTGCTTAGGCCTAAAAAATAGAGCTGTTGTTCAAGTAGTAAACGGTTGGCGGGGTGATCATCAACTACCAGCAATTCAAGAGCAGGGTCTATTTTTGTCAGAGTGTTTTGTTTTTTATCGGTAGTCGTGTTTTCAATAATTTGGCTTGGTATTTGTAAAAGCACTGTCGTACCTGCATCGGGCTTACTCTGTAGCGATATTTCCCCACCCATTTGCTTTATTAAGTTAGCACAAATCCATAATCCAAGTCCGGTTCCTGTTTTGCTGGAAAGATCATCTTGTGCATAGGCCTCAAATATTTTTGCCTGAGCCTCGTGGGAAATTCCGCTGCCGGTGTCTGTCACCTCAATAAGTAAAACAGACTGCTGGCTGACCTGCCAGTTTAGTTTAATGCTGATATAGCCGGTTTTTGTGAATTTAATAGAGTTTCCAATTAGATTGCCTATTACCTGAGCCAGACGTTTTTCATCCAGCAATACTAAATCAGGTAAACCAGGATCAATATGAATCATTAGTTTCAGGCCATTTTCTTTAATAATCGGGCGATAAACTGCATCAATACCATCCAGTAGCCGGTATAGATTGCAAGGGTGGGGGGCGATACTGAGTTTACCAGCTTCAATTTTTGCCTGATCTAAAATACCATCTAATAAATTTAATAAACTATTTGCGGATTGAAAAATAGCTGCCAGATTACGGTTATTTGCTTTTTTTAATTCTAGTTCAATCAAACCCAAAATCGCATTCATGGGGGTGCGAATCTCATGGCTGATAATAGCCAAAAATGTGGATTTAGCCCGATTAGCTGTTTCAGCCTCATTTTTGGTTTTAAGCAGCTCCCGCTCGCTTTCTTTTTGCTGAGAGATATCAAACCAGCCACCTAGTACCGCCTGCTGATCAAGGGTGGTTGACAAAAAAGGTTTAGACCAAAGTATAAGATCATGTTTGTTTTTATCAATCTGGACGCGTATTTCTTCATAAACCGTATTTTTACTTTTTGAGGCAGTTTTCATCAGCAGAGTTAAACGTGCATATAGCGTCGTTTTTTCAATTGCATTATTGATAAAATCATTATACGGCTGATTGGATACTTCGATTTTCTGGGAGGGTAAATTAATAAATAATGCAAAAGGCAGCTGGTCAATAAGGCGGGATAGCGTATTTAGCTGCTCCTTAAGCATTTGGCTGTATTTATGTGATTTATAGCTGCGAATAAATATATAAATTAGTAATATTATTGCTGCACTTATAAGTAGTAAAAATATTGCTCTGTAATTGGAGTAATGATATTGATTGAGGCCTGTATACACCGTTGCTGATTTATTATTAGCCCAGTTGGACCGAATATCATTTAATTCTTCTTGTGAAATACTTAATACGGCTTTGTTAATAATCTGAGCAAGTAGTGGTTTTTTTATATTGGTGGCAATAGAAATATTTAATGGCGTGGGGTTGGTTGCACCAATCACACGAAATTTTTCTATTTTTTTTGCAGAAATAATAGCATATGAAGAGCGTAAATTATTTATTATGGCGTCCACTTTTTCCTGTTCTAAAAGATTAAATGTAGAAAGTAAATTAGCAGCTTCGATAAATTCAATATTCTTACGAAGTACAGGGTCAAGAATGGTTTCTTTCGCTATGGAATTCTTAATAAAAGCGACTTTTTTCCCTGATAAATCATTCACCGAGCGTATATTTTTGTTATCACTGCGAGTAATTATTCCCCAGAGGGATTGAATATATGGCGGGGAAAAAAACATTTCTTTTTTTCGTTCTTCAGACATTGCCATGATAGGAATAATGTCTGTTGTGTCTCCAGAAAAACTTAATGAATTGTGTATTCCGCTTTGGTTAACTTCAATAAATTTTAATCCAGTTAGCCGCTCAATTTTATCTAAAATATCAACTGCAATTCCTGTTGGTTTTGAGGTTGGGTTTGTTTTAAATAAAAATGGATAAAAATCTGAATAAGCTGAGTATTTTATATTTTTATTATTTTTAATCCATATTTTTTCTTCCGGTGTAAGTGTTATTTTTTTTACTATATTGTAATGAACCGGGCCACCTTGCCAGCGTTGCTGAATTCCAATTTGACTGCTGATAGGTATAAGATTGATTGCTTTATTTAAATCAGAGAGAAGGCGGGAGTTTTTTTTATTAATAAAAAAAACAAATGGATTGTCATTGATCGATGAGAAATTAGAAATTTCTAGGTTGTTAAGAGATATTTGATTGAGTAAAAAATTTGTTTCAATGGAATTACCAATATAAAGGTCAGCATGAATAAATGAAACAGATTGCAATGCCAAGAGGGAATTTTTAAATGAAATTATTTCTTTGTTTTTGTATTTTTTGTTAATTTCTTCTTTAAGAGTATCATTACTACCTAGTGTAATTATAGGTAGTTTTTTATCTGGTTCACCTTTTCTTTTTACCTCTACAAAATTATTTTGAAAATAATGGACAGTATTTTCTATACCTGAAATTTTGTTATCTAAATTACCTGCGACTAAATCAATTTCTTTGTTTTTTAGAGCCAATAAGGCATTTTTTTTTGTATCAAAAACTTTTACTAAAAAACGCTTATTTATATAGCTACCTATAATGGATAGATAGTCAGCTGTAATTCCTTGTATATTATTATTTGCATCTTTTATATAAAAAGGAATATATTCATCCAATACCATGCCTACTTTTAAAATGGTTTCAGATGTATTGTTATTTTCAGTGCTGTAAATAGTAAGTAATTGAGTTTCTGGCTTTGCAAGTGTTTGTGACTTTGCAATGCACTGGTTAAGGAAACTATATAAAATAAATAGTGAAATTATTTTAATTAAAGTCATTTTCTTTAACATGGCTTGCCAGTTCAATAATGGAGTTAATATTTAATTTTTGAAAAATACGGATCTTATAAGTACTTACTGTTTTATTGCTGATTGAGAGAGCCAGACCAATTTCTAAATTGGATTGCCCATCTGCAAGCAATCTGGCGATCATTAATTCACGGTTAGATAAGGATTTAAATACAGGTGTACTTTTTTCTTTTTTGCCATCAGCTAATCCTTGCATTATTGACTCAGGAAAAAAAGAATAACCTGAAAGTACCATCTTCACTGCCTGAAAAATATCATTCATATTTTTTCCTTTCCCAATAAAACCATGAGCTCCTGATTTAAGTGCTCTAATTGCATAAATATTTTCATTTTTAGCAGATAGAAAAAGAACTTTTGTGCTTAATTCCGCAGCTCGGATGCGCTTCATAATCTCAAAGCCATCTAGCCTAGGTAATTCTAAGTCTAAAATCACTAAATCAACGTCATTTTTCCT comes from Iodobacter ciconiae and encodes:
- a CDS encoding ATP-binding protein; translated protein: MLKKMTLIKIISLFILYSFLNQCIAKSQTLAKPETQLLTIYSTENNNTSETILKVGMVLDEYIPFYIKDANNNIQGITADYLSIIGSYINKRFLVKVFDTKKNALLALKNKEIDLVAGNLDNKISGIENTVHYFQNNFVEVKRKGEPDKKLPIITLGSNDTLKEEINKKYKNKEIISFKNSLLALQSVSFIHADLYIGNSIETNFLLNQISLNNLEISNFSSINDNPFVFFINKKNSRLLSDLNKAINLIPISSQIGIQQRWQGGPVHYNIVKKITLTPEEKIWIKNNKNIKYSAYSDFYPFLFKTNPTSKPTGIAVDILDKIERLTGLKFIEVNQSGIHNSLSFSGDTTDIIPIMAMSEERKKEMFFSPPYIQSLWGIITRSDNKNIRSVNDLSGKKVAFIKNSIAKETILDPVLRKNIEFIEAANLLSTFNLLEQEKVDAIINNLRSSYAIISAKKIEKFRVIGATNPTPLNISIATNIKKPLLAQIINKAVLSISQEELNDIRSNWANNKSATVYTGLNQYHYSNYRAIFLLLISAAIILLIYIFIRSYKSHKYSQMLKEQLNTLSRLIDQLPFALFINLPSQKIEVSNQPYNDFINNAIEKTTLYARLTLLMKTASKSKNTVYEEIRVQIDKNKHDLILWSKPFLSTTLDQQAVLGGWFDISQQKESERELLKTKNEAETANRAKSTFLAIISHEIRTPMNAILGLIELELKKANNRNLAAIFQSANSLLNLLDGILDQAKIEAGKLSIAPHPCNLYRLLDGIDAVYRPIIKENGLKLMIHIDPGLPDLVLLDEKRLAQVIGNLIGNSIKFTKTGYISIKLNWQVSQQSVLLIEVTDTGSGISHEAQAKIFEAYAQDDLSSKTGTGLGLWICANLIKQMGGEISLQSKPDAGTTVLLQIPSQIIENTTTDKKQNTLTKIDPALELLVVDDHPANRLLLEQQLYFLGLSKVYCLSTASEALELVKTHHFDAIISDCFMPEMDGFTFSKHVREQLGSEIFIIGYTADARESTAIRAQEAGMNHCLIKPVNINQLAEVLSNVQAQDANNQFDDTRYNTIENTITQFSFNNKEVLEQFIKIMQTTNIKDLEDLKNAIDIQNHPLISELAHRLKGAARIIQDKETLFICELLEDAAHSDDITYCLEIYADLKQSILEYNGILDQIILTK
- a CDS encoding response regulator transcription factor; amino-acid sequence: MKSIVIIDDHPAICIAIRSTLEKSGEFKVVLESDNGIDALEYLRKNDVDLVILDLELPRLDGFEIMKRIRAAELSTKVLFLSAKNENIYAIRALKSGAHGFIGKGKNMNDIFQAVKMVLSGYSFFPESIMQGLADGKKEKSTPVFKSLSNRELMIARLLADGQSNLEIGLALSISNKTVSTYKIRIFQKLNINSIIELASHVKENDFN